Proteins found in one Nocardia brasiliensis ATCC 700358 genomic segment:
- a CDS encoding L-lactate MFS transporter, protein MTAVADAGTTGYARVIAPPGWSRWLVPPAALSIHLAIGQAYAWSVFKPPLEKAMDVSGTGSALPFQIAIVMLGLSAAFGGTLVERRGPRWAMTVSLVCFCSGLLISALGAATGAYWLIVFGYGFVGGIGLGIGYISPVSTLIKWFPDRPGMATGFAIMGFGGGALIASPWTTQLLSSFGKDDAGIAKTFLVMGLTYAVFMSVGVLLVRVPPPGWRPAGWAPSKKAGRLVSDHDVEADVAIRTPQFWLLWIVLCCNVTAGIGILEKAAPMVLDFFAQTSTPVTVTAAAGFVAVLSAANMAGRIGWSSLSDVIGRKNMYRVYLGVGALAYAMVWSVGQTSKPLFILGAMVILSFYGGGFATIPAYLKDLFGTYQVGAIHGRLLTAWSVAGVAGPLIVNAIADSGARHGKTGPELYGTSFAIMITLLCVGFAANELIRPVAAKHHRTAEPRAVVTEKDPV, encoded by the coding sequence ATGACCGCAGTCGCCGACGCCGGCACCACCGGGTACGCCCGTGTCATCGCCCCACCGGGCTGGAGTCGCTGGCTGGTGCCGCCGGCGGCATTGTCCATCCATCTGGCCATCGGGCAGGCCTACGCGTGGAGCGTATTCAAACCGCCGCTGGAAAAGGCGATGGACGTCTCGGGCACCGGCAGCGCGCTGCCGTTCCAGATCGCCATCGTCATGCTCGGCCTGTCCGCGGCCTTCGGCGGCACCCTCGTCGAACGCCGCGGGCCGCGCTGGGCGATGACGGTCTCGCTGGTGTGCTTCTGCTCCGGACTGCTGATCTCGGCCCTCGGCGCGGCGACCGGAGCGTACTGGCTCATCGTTTTCGGCTACGGTTTCGTCGGCGGCATCGGGCTCGGCATCGGCTACATCTCGCCGGTGTCGACGCTGATCAAGTGGTTTCCCGACCGGCCGGGCATGGCTACGGGTTTCGCCATCATGGGCTTCGGCGGCGGCGCGTTGATCGCCTCGCCGTGGACCACCCAACTGCTGTCGAGTTTCGGCAAGGACGATGCGGGGATCGCGAAAACCTTTCTGGTGATGGGCCTGACCTACGCCGTGTTCATGTCGGTGGGCGTGCTGCTCGTCCGCGTTCCGCCGCCGGGCTGGCGTCCGGCGGGGTGGGCGCCGTCGAAAAAGGCCGGGCGGCTGGTCAGCGACCACGACGTCGAAGCCGATGTCGCCATCCGCACGCCGCAGTTCTGGCTGCTGTGGATCGTGCTGTGCTGCAACGTGACCGCGGGGATCGGCATCCTGGAGAAGGCGGCGCCGATGGTGCTCGACTTCTTCGCGCAGACCTCGACGCCGGTCACCGTCACCGCGGCAGCGGGTTTCGTCGCGGTGCTGTCCGCGGCCAATATGGCGGGGCGGATCGGCTGGTCCTCGCTGTCGGACGTGATCGGCCGGAAGAATATGTACCGCGTCTACCTCGGCGTGGGCGCACTGGCCTACGCCATGGTGTGGTCGGTCGGCCAGACGAGCAAGCCGCTGTTCATCCTGGGCGCGATGGTGATCCTGTCGTTCTACGGCGGCGGGTTCGCCACCATCCCGGCCTATCTCAAGGATCTGTTCGGCACCTATCAGGTGGGCGCCATCCATGGCAGGCTGCTCACCGCCTGGTCGGTGGCCGGTGTCGCCGGACCGCTGATCGTGAACGCCATCGCCGATTCCGGTGCCCGGCACGGCAAGACCGGCCCCGAACTGTACGGGACCTCGTTCGCGATCATGATCACGCTGCTCTGCGTGGGTTTCGCGGCCAATGAACTGATTCGCCCGGTGGCGGCGAAACACCATCGCACGGCCGAGCCGCGGGCCGTCGTCACGGAGAAGGACCCGGTATGA
- a CDS encoding MFS transporter small subunit, whose product MTDAESTESTLPRRIPLLIFAWLWVAIPFAYGVDRLIVNLLKLFH is encoded by the coding sequence ATGACCGACGCCGAAAGCACCGAATCGACGCTGCCCCGGCGCATTCCGCTGCTGATCTTCGCCTGGCTGTGGGTGGCGATCCCGTTCGCCTACGGCGTAGATCGGCTGATCGTGAACCTGCTCAAGTTGTTTCACTGA
- the sph gene encoding sphingomyelin phosphodiesterase, translating into MPLTKPTRLSIIAALATTCMAMPFQATAAPAATPELRVLTYNTFLFSKNLYPNWGQDHRAAEIPKTDFFRGNDVVVLQEAFDNGASDALKSAAAGEYPHQTPVVGRSRNGWDATGGKYSATTPEDGGVTILSKWPILRKEQFVFADACGADWWSNKGFAYAVLSVNGSKVHVIGTHAQSTDPGCGAGEAARDRSLQFKEIDAFLNGKNIPATEQVLVAGDMNVDSRTAEYGSMLADAGLEPATSRTGHQYSFDTAENSIAHERYPNDPREDLDYVLPRKGHAKPSSWRNHVIKESCPAWTVTSQGKDYTYTNLSDHYPVIAGG; encoded by the coding sequence GTGCCGCTGACCAAGCCCACGAGGCTGAGCATCATCGCCGCACTCGCCACCACCTGTATGGCGATGCCATTCCAAGCCACGGCCGCCCCCGCGGCCACGCCGGAACTGCGCGTGCTGACCTACAACACCTTCCTGTTCAGCAAGAACCTGTACCCCAACTGGGGCCAGGACCATCGCGCCGCCGAGATCCCGAAAACCGACTTCTTCCGCGGCAACGACGTCGTCGTGTTGCAGGAGGCGTTCGACAACGGCGCCTCCGACGCGCTGAAATCCGCTGCGGCGGGTGAATATCCACACCAGACGCCGGTGGTCGGCCGGTCCAGGAACGGCTGGGACGCGACGGGCGGCAAGTATTCCGCCACCACACCGGAGGACGGTGGCGTCACCATCCTGAGCAAGTGGCCGATCCTGCGCAAAGAGCAGTTCGTCTTCGCCGACGCCTGCGGCGCCGACTGGTGGTCGAACAAAGGCTTCGCTTACGCGGTGCTCTCGGTGAACGGCAGCAAAGTGCATGTGATCGGCACGCACGCGCAGTCGACCGATCCCGGCTGCGGCGCGGGCGAAGCGGCCCGCGATCGTTCCTTGCAGTTCAAAGAGATCGACGCGTTTCTCAACGGAAAGAACATCCCCGCGACCGAGCAGGTACTGGTGGCGGGCGATATGAATGTCGATTCCCGCACCGCCGAGTACGGTTCGATGCTCGCCGACGCCGGATTGGAGCCTGCGACCTCGCGCACCGGTCATCAGTACTCCTTCGACACCGCGGAGAATTCGATCGCGCACGAGCGCTACCCGAACGACCCGCGCGAAGACCTGGACTACGTCCTGCCCCGCAAGGGCCACGCCAAGCCGTCGTCGTGGCGGAACCACGTCATCAAGGAATCGTGCCCGGCCTGGACGGTGACCAGCCAGGGTAAGGACTACACCTACACCAATCTGTCCGATCACTACCCGGTGATCGCGGGCGGCTGA
- a CDS encoding peptidylprolyl isomerase: MRSRWGALLAIAVLSSIGPVVGATPATAGPPVVSCAFTPTAPDNPAARPVAPPLPVALGIGTIDVTFQFNYGPVTLRLNRAGAAPCAVQNMTSLVAQRFYDQSQCWRLTDSARLGVLQCGDIFEVEKGGPGYQFPDEVDGTETYPRGTVAMGNQGPGTNGSEFFIVHSFANIPANYSVLGQVIAGMDVLDRMVAAGITPTERGPRDGLPAEPVVITSATLS; the protein is encoded by the coding sequence ATGCGGTCACGTTGGGGTGCTCTACTCGCCATTGCCGTCTTGTCGTCGATCGGCCCGGTCGTCGGCGCTACCCCGGCCACGGCCGGCCCGCCCGTGGTGTCGTGCGCGTTCACGCCGACCGCGCCGGACAATCCGGCCGCCCGCCCGGTGGCGCCGCCACTGCCGGTCGCCCTCGGCATCGGCACCATCGATGTCACGTTCCAGTTCAACTACGGCCCGGTCACCCTCCGGCTCAACCGGGCGGGCGCCGCGCCGTGCGCGGTGCAGAACATGACGAGTCTGGTGGCACAACGCTTCTACGACCAGAGTCAGTGCTGGCGGCTCACCGACAGCGCCCGCCTCGGCGTGCTGCAATGCGGCGATATCTTCGAAGTGGAGAAGGGCGGGCCCGGCTACCAGTTCCCGGACGAGGTCGACGGCACCGAAACCTATCCGCGCGGCACCGTGGCGATGGGCAACCAGGGCCCCGGCACCAATGGCAGCGAATTCTTCATCGTCCATTCGTTCGCCAATATTCCGGCGAACTACTCGGTGCTGGGTCAGGTCATAGCCGGTATGGATGTCCTCGATCGCATGGTCGCCGCGGGTATCACGCCGACCGAACGCGGGCCGCGCGATGGCCTGCCCGCCGAGCCGGTCGTGATCACCAGCGCCACCCTGTCCTGA
- a CDS encoding histone-like nucleoid-structuring protein Lsr2, whose translation MARQIIEALIDDLDGSKADETVSFGFDGRMYEIDLSYANAAKLRALVDPWAEKARKTGRAGARASATPRARSASGDGQLAAIRTWAAENGHRVSTRGRISAEVTAAYRAAHEAPEAAPAEAAKAPAANSKKPAVPSFVEPAKKTAKKTGKKVAAGV comes from the coding sequence ATGGCAAGGCAAATCATCGAGGCGTTGATCGACGACCTTGACGGCTCGAAGGCTGATGAAACGGTCTCGTTCGGTTTCGATGGCCGCATGTACGAAATCGACCTGTCGTATGCGAACGCGGCCAAGCTGCGTGCCCTCGTCGATCCGTGGGCGGAAAAGGCGCGCAAGACGGGTCGCGCCGGTGCGCGGGCGAGCGCCACCCCGCGGGCTCGCAGCGCCTCGGGCGACGGCCAGCTCGCCGCCATCCGGACCTGGGCCGCCGAGAACGGGCACCGGGTCTCGACACGCGGCCGGATCTCGGCCGAGGTCACCGCCGCCTACCGGGCCGCGCACGAAGCGCCGGAGGCCGCGCCGGCCGAGGCCGCCAAGGCGCCCGCGGCGAATTCGAAGAAGCCCGCGGTGCCCTCGTTCGTCGAACCCGCCAAGAAGACCGCGAAGAAGACGGGCAAGAAGGTCGCCGCAGGCGTCTAG
- a CDS encoding TolB family protein, whose amino-acid sequence MNRERESMVEHGDAVTRPDGAELLYRPAGRASAQNAAFSPDGNALVFTQFDAGYNLGGASLRVLRTSGGPPQVLVRKGDQAAVNLPGAAWNKPTGLITFSYDVTDLDEIWTIAPGSAPTRVTTHDSIRGYTEPSFAPDGEWIVFQENDTQTGPGARGSIWKVRRADGLPIELVDGPGTDTDNRQPNWSPRGDRIVFQSRHADSADWDLVTIASDGSGRATLTAGADEDTDASFSPDGNWVVYSSDHARTPHAQIFAHRADGTGLPVRVTTSEHYDGAPSWSPDGRWITFESSADGESATALWRIPTRILG is encoded by the coding sequence ATGAATCGGGAGCGGGAAAGCATGGTCGAACACGGGGACGCGGTCACCAGGCCGGACGGAGCCGAACTGCTGTATCGGCCGGCCGGGCGGGCGAGCGCGCAGAACGCCGCCTTTTCACCGGACGGTAATGCCTTGGTGTTCACGCAGTTCGACGCGGGCTACAACCTCGGCGGGGCAAGTTTGCGGGTGCTGCGCACTTCCGGCGGCCCGCCGCAAGTACTGGTGCGCAAAGGCGATCAAGCGGCGGTGAATCTGCCCGGCGCGGCATGGAACAAGCCGACCGGGCTGATCACCTTCTCCTATGACGTCACCGATCTGGACGAAATCTGGACGATCGCGCCGGGCAGCGCACCGACGCGGGTGACCACACACGACAGCATCCGCGGTTACACCGAACCGAGCTTCGCCCCGGACGGCGAATGGATTGTCTTCCAGGAGAACGACACCCAGACCGGCCCCGGTGCGCGCGGCAGCATCTGGAAGGTGCGCCGAGCCGACGGCCTGCCCATCGAACTCGTGGACGGCCCGGGCACGGACACCGACAACCGTCAGCCGAACTGGTCGCCGCGCGGTGACCGGATCGTATTCCAGTCGCGCCATGCGGATTCCGCGGACTGGGACCTGGTCACCATCGCGTCGGACGGCTCGGGGCGCGCGACGCTCACCGCCGGCGCGGACGAGGACACCGACGCCAGCTTCTCGCCCGACGGGAATTGGGTGGTGTACTCCTCCGACCATGCGCGTACCCCGCATGCCCAGATCTTCGCGCACCGGGCCGACGGCACCGGCCTGCCCGTGCGCGTCACCACCTCCGAGCACTACGACGGCGCACCGAGCTGGTCGCCGGACGGACGGTGGATCACCTTCGAGTCCAGCGCCGACGGCGAATCCGCCACCGCCCTCTGGCGCATCCCGACCCGGATCCTGGGCTAG
- a CDS encoding AMP nucleosidase, translated as MPGRHEGTSLTGAEALDRLDALYQGSVGALRTALRDFVENGTLPDLAARAAGAFAYPELRISWDGDAAPKNRSRAWGRFTRPGSYATTVTRPDLLRHYLSEQLAMIEHDYDVRVEVSPSRQDIPFPYVIDRADLALDRSMAAALAKYFPTTDLATIGDETADGILDPADTFPLSHFDALRTDFSLARLQHYTGTPAEHFQSFVLFTNYSRYVDEFVRWAGEQIADPDGPYDRLSCAGGTVISAETAGVGLISDLAWKKHQMPAWHLTAPGRRGITLVNIGVGPSNAKTICDHLAVLRPHAWLMIGHCGGLRESQAIGDYVLAHAYLRDDHVLDSVLPPDIPIPSIAEVQRALYDATKTVSGMPGEAVKQRLRTGTVVTTDDRNWELRYSASALRFNLSRAVAVDMESATIAAQGYRFRVPYGTLLCVSDKPLHGEIKLPGQANRFYEGAISEHLQIGIRAVEFLRAEGDRLHSRKLRTFNEPPFR; from the coding sequence ATGCCGGGCAGGCACGAAGGCACCTCGTTGACCGGGGCCGAGGCGCTGGACCGCCTGGACGCGCTCTATCAGGGGTCGGTCGGCGCGCTGCGAACCGCGCTACGGGACTTCGTAGAGAACGGCACCCTGCCCGACCTGGCCGCCCGTGCCGCCGGCGCGTTCGCCTACCCGGAACTGCGCATCAGCTGGGACGGTGACGCCGCGCCGAAGAACCGCTCCCGTGCGTGGGGGCGGTTCACCAGGCCGGGCAGCTACGCCACCACCGTCACCCGGCCCGACCTGCTGCGCCACTATCTGTCGGAGCAGTTGGCGATGATCGAACACGACTACGACGTGCGCGTCGAGGTGTCGCCGTCGCGCCAGGACATCCCGTTCCCGTACGTGATCGATCGCGCCGACCTCGCGCTGGATCGTTCGATGGCCGCGGCGCTGGCGAAATATTTCCCCACCACCGATCTGGCCACGATCGGTGACGAAACCGCGGACGGCATTCTCGATCCCGCCGACACCTTCCCACTCAGTCATTTCGACGCGTTGCGCACCGACTTCTCGCTGGCCCGGTTGCAGCACTACACGGGTACGCCCGCCGAGCATTTCCAGTCGTTCGTCCTGTTCACCAATTACTCGCGCTATGTCGACGAGTTCGTGCGCTGGGCCGGCGAGCAGATCGCCGATCCGGACGGCCCCTACGACCGTCTCTCCTGCGCGGGCGGCACCGTGATCAGCGCGGAGACCGCGGGCGTCGGGCTGATCTCCGATCTGGCGTGGAAGAAACATCAAATGCCCGCCTGGCATCTCACCGCACCCGGGCGGCGCGGTATCACCCTGGTGAACATCGGTGTCGGCCCGTCGAACGCGAAGACCATCTGCGATCACCTCGCGGTGCTGCGCCCGCACGCCTGGCTGATGATCGGCCACTGCGGCGGCCTGCGCGAGAGCCAGGCGATCGGCGACTATGTGCTCGCGCACGCCTATCTGCGCGACGACCATGTGCTGGATTCCGTACTGCCGCCGGATATTCCGATTCCCAGCATCGCGGAGGTGCAGCGGGCGCTGTACGACGCGACCAAGACGGTGAGCGGCATGCCGGGCGAAGCGGTGAAGCAGCGGTTGCGCACCGGCACCGTGGTCACCACCGACGACCGGAACTGGGAGCTGCGCTATTCGGCGTCGGCCCTGCGGTTCAACCTGAGCCGCGCGGTCGCCGTCGACATGGAAAGCGCCACCATCGCGGCGCAGGGCTATCGCTTCCGAGTGCCCTACGGCACGCTGCTGTGTGTCTCGGACAAGCCGTTGCACGGTGAGATCAAGCTGCCGGGTCAGGCGAACCGCTTCTACGAGGGCGCCATCTCCGAGCATCTCCAAATCGGCATCCGCGCAGTGGAATTCCTGCGCGCCGAGGGGGACCGGCTGCATTCCCGCAAGCTGCGCACGTTCAACGAGCCGCCGTTCCGCTAA
- a CDS encoding CAP domain-containing protein, translated as MGKHSAPRKNRFSPATMLTLSTAFGVSAFAVTIAGTSRAAAAPESGSPAEQVISLTNAARAEAGCSDLKADKKLTAAAQAHTKDMADNGFLDHNSSKGDPGDRIGAAGYQAQGWAENIAEGQTSASEVVDAWMNSEGHRANILDCKLQDIGVGYAKSGNGTPYWTQDFGTSGGSGKDKDKDKDKDKDKDKPSGGDKDKPSGGDKKPSAGDKNKPGSDDEAPGGEDSSTEAGDDGSGDTSGEGSDPSSGDEDDWSGEDSSAEDDTEAFEDPWSEGSDDGEPSGDSWSEEADDATQDSDDSSFDPWSNGFDDFAEDGATPDSGDSFDPWSNGFDDLAGGGDAYGGLGDIFGEFGDEFGGLGDALGGLGAVGDALGGLTAGGAGGAW; from the coding sequence ATGGGGAAGCACAGCGCACCGCGGAAGAACCGCTTTTCTCCCGCGACCATGCTCACATTGTCCACCGCTTTCGGGGTGTCGGCCTTCGCCGTCACCATCGCCGGAACCTCCAGGGCCGCAGCGGCTCCCGAATCCGGGTCGCCGGCCGAGCAGGTGATCAGCCTGACCAATGCCGCGAGGGCCGAGGCGGGCTGTTCGGACCTGAAGGCGGACAAGAAGCTCACCGCTGCCGCGCAGGCGCACACGAAAGACATGGCGGACAACGGTTTTCTCGACCACAACTCGTCGAAGGGCGATCCCGGCGACCGGATCGGCGCGGCCGGGTACCAGGCCCAGGGCTGGGCCGAGAACATCGCCGAGGGACAGACGAGTGCGTCCGAGGTCGTCGACGCGTGGATGAACAGCGAGGGGCACCGGGCGAACATCCTGGACTGCAAGCTGCAGGACATCGGGGTCGGTTATGCCAAGAGCGGTAACGGAACTCCCTACTGGACACAGGATTTCGGCACCTCGGGCGGCTCCGGCAAGGACAAGGACAAGGACAAGGACAAGGACAAGGACAAGGACAAACCCTCAGGTGGTGACAAGGACAAGCCGTCGGGTGGCGACAAGAAGCCGTCGGCTGGTGACAAGAACAAGCCCGGTAGTGACGACGAGGCACCCGGTGGCGAGGACTCGTCGACCGAAGCCGGCGACGACGGTTCCGGCGACACCAGCGGCGAAGGCTCGGACCCGTCGTCCGGCGACGAAGACGATTGGTCCGGCGAGGACAGTTCGGCCGAGGACGACACCGAGGCGTTCGAGGATCCGTGGAGCGAAGGCTCCGACGACGGCGAGCCTTCCGGTGATTCCTGGAGCGAGGAGGCCGACGATGCGACGCAGGACAGCGACGATTCGTCGTTCGACCCGTGGAGCAACGGCTTCGACGACTTCGCCGAGGACGGTGCGACGCCGGACAGCGGTGACTCGTTCGATCCCTGGAGCAACGGTTTCGACGATCTCGCCGGCGGCGGCGACGCGTACGGCGGCCTCGGCGACATCTTCGGTGAATTCGGCGACGAGTTCGGCGGCCTCGGCGATGCGCTCGGCGGGCTAGGCGCCGTGGGCGACGCCCTCGGCGGGCTCACCGCCGGCGGTGCGGGCGGGGCCTGGTAG
- a CDS encoding peptide ABC transporter substrate-binding protein, translating into MMLVILVIRVRRALFARRSTRLGWCGPVAVLCAALLAGSAGCAETREASRPGVLTVGIGEPADLIPGDLRDQAGRLLAGALWTPLVDYDAATGRTVPRAAAAISTADRMTWQIDLRTDGRFHDGTPVTAKSYVDTWRTVIEERWSGASALTEVLRATEISAPSEYTLRIVLDRPFGQVPAVLAAQALLPLPASVLASRDWTGFAAQPIGNGPFRLAGPWRAGSGGRLERVEEAAGKVRAIEFRVGAPAEQYDQVKAGELDLVATVPGERHDAMQHDFAERHVMWPLPEADYLAFPLSDKRFEDAAARFAFAMAVDRPALASGPLARQVDPASTLLPPGVAPGERSGTCRPCRHDGAAAKSLLGQVSFTGPVSMYFGAGQEHWARSLAEQWHTALGVAATARPRDEETSAPVDGPFVVSRSLRTSSPHELLSALARVAGYADDGFTQLLAAADAADVTADSAQLYRLAENQLLRDLPIAPLWSGHGHAVWAPRVHDVTATPLRGIDLAAISV; encoded by the coding sequence ATGATGCTGGTAATTCTCGTTATACGGGTGCGTCGGGCGCTCTTCGCGCGGCGATCGACGAGGCTGGGATGGTGCGGGCCGGTCGCGGTCCTGTGTGCCGCGCTGCTGGCCGGCAGCGCCGGCTGCGCCGAAACGCGGGAGGCGTCCCGGCCCGGCGTCCTGACGGTCGGTATCGGCGAACCGGCCGACCTCATTCCCGGCGATCTGCGTGACCAGGCCGGTCGGCTACTGGCCGGCGCGTTGTGGACGCCGCTGGTGGACTACGACGCGGCCACCGGGCGGACCGTTCCCCGGGCCGCGGCGGCGATCTCGACTGCGGACCGGATGACCTGGCAGATCGACCTGCGCACCGATGGCCGCTTCCACGACGGGACGCCGGTGACCGCGAAATCCTATGTGGACACCTGGCGCACCGTGATCGAGGAGCGATGGAGCGGTGCGAGCGCGCTCACCGAGGTGTTGCGCGCCACGGAGATCAGCGCACCGAGCGAATACACTCTGCGTATCGTGCTCGACCGGCCGTTCGGCCAGGTGCCCGCCGTGCTGGCGGCGCAGGCCCTGCTTCCGTTGCCCGCGTCGGTACTGGCCTCCCGGGATTGGACCGGCTTCGCCGCACAGCCGATCGGCAACGGGCCGTTCCGGTTGGCGGGCCCGTGGCGAGCGGGATCGGGCGGACGGCTCGAGCGGGTCGAGGAAGCCGCGGGCAAGGTCCGTGCGATCGAATTCCGGGTCGGTGCGCCCGCCGAGCAGTACGACCAGGTGAAAGCAGGTGAGTTGGATCTGGTCGCCACGGTGCCCGGGGAGCGGCACGACGCCATGCAGCACGATTTCGCCGAGCGGCACGTCATGTGGCCGCTGCCGGAGGCCGACTATCTGGCATTCCCGCTGTCGGACAAGCGTTTCGAGGACGCGGCGGCGCGGTTCGCGTTCGCCATGGCGGTGGACCGCCCCGCTCTGGCTTCGGGACCGCTGGCGCGGCAGGTCGATCCCGCGAGCACGCTGTTGCCGCCCGGCGTCGCGCCCGGCGAACGGTCCGGCACCTGCCGTCCGTGCCGCCACGACGGGGCCGCGGCGAAGTCGTTACTCGGGCAGGTCTCCTTCACCGGGCCGGTCAGCATGTATTTCGGTGCCGGGCAGGAGCATTGGGCACGGTCGCTCGCCGAGCAGTGGCACACGGCGCTCGGGGTGGCGGCGACCGCGCGGCCACGGGACGAGGAGACGAGCGCGCCCGTCGACGGCCCGTTCGTGGTGTCCCGCTCGCTGCGCACGTCCAGCCCGCACGAACTCCTCAGCGCCCTGGCCCGCGTCGCCGGGTACGCCGACGACGGGTTCACCCAGCTGCTGGCCGCCGCCGATGCCGCGGACGTCACGGCGGACAGCGCTCAGCTGTATCGCCTCGCCGAGAACCAATTACTGCGCGACCTCCCGATCGCACCCCTGTGGTCCGGTCATGGCCACGCGGTCTGGGCACCGCGGGTGCACGACGTCACGGCGACCCCGCTACGTGGCATCGACCTCGCCGCGATTTCGGTGTGA
- a CDS encoding LVIVD repeat-containing protein: protein MARWEVVVRRWLLRSSLLLVTVTAALAATTLPAMACGEEETHGPHTAAARSTGAPGAEKNVKAVGNVPDAQGAIALQFLQYGNRDVMVVSGEFGLKTYDLTANPAAPKLIGKLDMPGLWETEDTEVDPVRKRVFLSRDPRAFSGNVRTGESGIYIVDLAKPEQPTVLSYVKVPAGHTTSCINDCQYLWTGGPAKADSQPAEWGGRPIWVTDIRDPRKPKVFPQPIELARNDGKTDYVHDVQIDAAGVAWASGRGGVRGYWTEGMHKDPVTGKVRPASPTDPVPYAGGGINETAAPSKFMHNSFRPVGSFAPDGGSAGHWGNGNLIYATEESFLDGCAGDGVLVIASLEGSYGGEGWRSTPQKPYRLKTIGTWGVAGQEGSDPASADCSAHYFDVRDKVLVQSFYAQGTRFLDVSDPTNPKQIAYYRPADAAAWAPYWHRGFAYVADNNRGIDILQLTI, encoded by the coding sequence ATGGCTCGCTGGGAGGTAGTCGTGCGCCGTTGGTTGCTCCGCTCGTCTCTGCTCTTGGTCACCGTGACCGCGGCGCTCGCCGCGACCACGCTGCCCGCCATGGCCTGTGGGGAGGAGGAGACGCACGGTCCGCATACCGCGGCCGCCCGGTCCACCGGCGCCCCCGGCGCGGAGAAGAATGTCAAGGCGGTCGGCAATGTGCCGGATGCGCAAGGCGCGATCGCGTTGCAGTTCCTCCAGTACGGCAACCGGGACGTGATGGTGGTCTCCGGCGAATTCGGCTTGAAAACCTATGACCTGACCGCGAATCCGGCGGCGCCGAAACTGATCGGCAAACTGGACATGCCGGGTTTGTGGGAAACCGAGGACACCGAGGTCGACCCCGTGCGCAAGCGCGTCTTCCTCTCCCGCGATCCCCGCGCCTTCAGCGGCAACGTGCGCACGGGTGAATCCGGCATCTACATCGTGGATCTGGCCAAGCCGGAGCAGCCGACCGTGTTGAGCTACGTCAAGGTGCCCGCGGGGCACACCACCAGCTGCATCAACGACTGCCAGTATCTGTGGACCGGCGGTCCGGCCAAGGCGGACAGCCAGCCCGCCGAATGGGGTGGCCGCCCGATCTGGGTCACCGATATCCGGGATCCGCGCAAGCCGAAGGTCTTTCCCCAGCCGATCGAGTTGGCGCGCAACGACGGCAAGACCGATTACGTGCACGACGTCCAGATCGACGCGGCCGGTGTCGCCTGGGCGTCCGGCCGCGGTGGCGTGCGCGGATATTGGACCGAGGGCATGCACAAGGACCCGGTGACCGGCAAGGTCCGCCCCGCCTCGCCGACCGATCCGGTGCCCTATGCCGGCGGCGGGATCAACGAGACCGCCGCGCCGTCCAAGTTCATGCACAACAGTTTCCGGCCGGTCGGCAGTTTCGCGCCGGACGGCGGCAGCGCCGGACACTGGGGCAACGGAAACCTGATCTATGCCACCGAGGAGAGCTTCCTCGACGGCTGCGCGGGCGACGGCGTGCTGGTGATCGCGTCGCTGGAGGGGTCCTACGGTGGTGAAGGGTGGCGGTCGACGCCGCAAAAGCCCTACCGGCTCAAAACAATCGGCACCTGGGGTGTGGCCGGGCAGGAAGGCAGCGACCCCGCCTCGGCGGATTGTTCGGCCCACTACTTCGATGTCCGCGACAAGGTGCTGGTGCAGTCGTTCTACGCGCAGGGCACCCGGTTCCTGGACGTCAGCGATCCGACCAACCCCAAGCAGATCGCGTACTATCGTCCCGCCGACGCCGCCGCCTGGGCGCCGTACTGGCACCGCGGTTTCGCCTACGTGGCCGACAACAACCGCGGCATCGACATCCTCCAGCTCACTATCTGA